The Acidobacteriota bacterium genome has a segment encoding these proteins:
- the miaA gene encoding tRNA (adenosine(37)-N6)-dimethylallyltransferase MiaA, producing MSSDTLIIIVGPTASGKSRLALFLAQRLNAEIISVDSIQVYRRLNIGTAKPDINVLKQIPHHMIDVAEPGDDFSLGHFVRSAERIIQEIWKRRKLPLLVGGTGLYLRGLLKGIFEAPARDEEIRKSLRMLAEEKGIEHLHSLLHEVDPASARRISGHDSQRIIRALELHRKTKKTMSELIQEKSFGQDRYASVKVGVNTKRARLYRNIEERVEEFYKNGLVEEVRSLLESGVDPECKAFNAVGYRETVSYLRGEIDRDKMIALVKRNTKRFAKRQMTWFRKEENIQWFFYENDVSETSAEILDFIKGKLRNKYLQNQKV from the coding sequence ATGTCCTCCGATACACTCATCATTATCGTGGGTCCGACCGCATCCGGGAAGAGCCGCCTCGCGCTATTCCTTGCTCAGAGATTGAATGCCGAGATCATCAGCGTCGACTCCATCCAGGTCTACCGCAGGCTGAACATCGGAACGGCAAAACCGGATATAAATGTGCTAAAGCAGATCCCCCATCACATGATAGATGTGGCAGAGCCAGGGGATGATTTTTCCCTGGGCCATTTTGTGAGGAGCGCAGAGAGGATCATCCAGGAGATCTGGAAGAGGAGAAAATTGCCGCTTCTTGTTGGCGGGACGGGACTCTATCTCCGGGGACTCCTCAAGGGGATCTTCGAGGCACCAGCAAGAGATGAAGAGATCAGGAAATCACTCAGAATGCTGGCGGAAGAGAAGGGGATAGAGCACCTTCATTCTCTACTACATGAAGTTGACCCCGCGAGCGCTCGGAGGATATCCGGGCACGATTCTCAGAGGATCATAAGGGCTCTCGAACTGCACCGGAAGACGAAGAAAACGATGAGCGAGCTGATCCAGGAGAAAAGTTTTGGGCAGGATCGATACGCGAGTGTCAAAGTGGGAGTCAATACTAAAAGGGCCAGGCTTTACAGGAATATCGAAGAGAGGGTTGAGGAATTTTATAAGAATGGTCTTGTTGAAGAAGTGCGGTCCCTTCTGGAATCAGGCGTCGATCCGGAATGCAAGGCTTTTAATGCAGTCGGCTATCGTGAGACCGTATCCTATCTAAGGGGAGAAATTGATCGCGATAAGATGATCGCACTGGTGAAAAGAAACACGAAGAGATTTGCAAAGCGACAGATGACCTGGTTCCGCAAGGAAGAGAACATTCAATGGTTTTTTTACGAGAATGATGTCTCCGAAACATCAGCAGAGATCCTTGATTTCATAAAGGGGAAGCTGCGCAATAAATATTTACAAAATCAAAAAGTGTAG
- the hfq gene encoding RNA chaperone Hfq gives MSNEGISIQNDFFNQARKEKLRITVFLNNGNKITGRIKSFDKFTLILDGENGEQMVFKHAISTITTTKRPSSKNEQ, from the coding sequence ATGAGCAACGAAGGCATAAGCATACAGAATGATTTTTTCAATCAGGCAAGGAAAGAAAAGCTGAGAATAACCGTCTTTCTGAACAATGGAAATAAGATCACGGGGAGAATCAAAAGTTTCGATAAGTTCACTCTCATCCTGGATGGAGAAAATGGGGAGCAAATGGTCTTTAAACATGCCATCTCGACGATCACGACGACAAAACGCCCCTCTTCCAAAAACGAACAGTAG
- a CDS encoding PilT/PilU family type 4a pilus ATPase: MNIDELLKFMVRQGASDLHIKPMRPPLLRIKGRLVPIKTDPLIPDLIKEMLYIILTERQKRFLEDNLYLEFGYSLPGVSRFRTSIYFQRGTLSSVFRRVPIDFPTTDDWGLPEVIKEFAFLPMGLILVTGPTGSGKSSTLASLLKLISDSQPVHIVTIEDPIEFLIRDSLASVTQREVGSDTKSFHDALRNALRQDPDVIMVGEMRDVETMSTVLTAAETGHLVFSTLHTNSAAQTIDRLIDTFPPDQHRQIRQQLSQVLKGVISLNLVERKDGKGLVAAVEIMKATPRIQKLIEEGNIVEIEREMENSVSFLRMQTMNQSLAALVLNAAITLETALSSSISPEDLDLMLRKYLFSKERMTESGGETMVESLSDFSKILELQEIKKLYEEQEEKHRVEMASKNERIAMLEEELSRKASMMSGYEGESSRLREENERLKEQINIIRTELEGKIERLQNRIRELSQQQQEKEGGKGIFRR, translated from the coding sequence ATGAACATCGATGAACTTCTTAAATTCATGGTGAGGCAGGGTGCTTCGGATCTTCATATCAAGCCAATGAGGCCACCACTCCTCCGCATCAAAGGAAGGCTCGTTCCCATTAAGACAGACCCCCTTATCCCCGACCTGATCAAGGAAATGTTGTACATAATCCTCACAGAGAGGCAGAAACGCTTTCTGGAGGACAATCTCTACCTCGAATTCGGTTATTCCCTGCCCGGAGTCTCCCGATTCAGGACCTCCATTTACTTCCAGAGGGGAACGCTGAGCTCGGTCTTCCGCAGAGTCCCGATCGATTTCCCAACAACCGATGACTGGGGCTTGCCGGAAGTCATCAAAGAATTTGCGTTTCTTCCAATGGGACTCATCCTCGTCACTGGCCCAACGGGCTCCGGAAAGTCCTCGACGCTTGCCTCCCTCTTGAAGCTTATCTCTGACTCACAACCCGTCCATATTGTTACAATCGAGGATCCTATTGAGTTCCTGATCAGGGATAGCCTTGCCTCTGTCACTCAGAGAGAAGTAGGGAGCGACACGAAGAGTTTCCATGATGCCCTGAGGAATGCATTGCGGCAGGACCCCGACGTCATCATGGTGGGAGAAATGCGGGATGTTGAAACCATGTCGACCGTTCTGACTGCTGCCGAGACCGGGCATCTCGTCTTCAGCACCCTCCACACGAACAGCGCCGCGCAAACAATCGACCGCCTGATCGACACCTTCCCGCCCGATCAACACAGGCAGATAAGACAGCAACTCAGCCAGGTACTTAAGGGGGTCATCTCACTGAACCTGGTGGAGAGGAAAGACGGCAAGGGTCTGGTCGCGGCCGTGGAGATCATGAAGGCAACACCGCGCATCCAGAAACTGATCGAAGAGGGAAACATCGTCGAGATCGAACGGGAGATGGAGAACTCCGTTTCCTTCCTGAGGATGCAGACGATGAACCAGTCACTGGCCGCACTCGTCCTCAACGCTGCCATCACGTTGGAAACCGCTCTTTCCTCTAGTATTAGCCCTGAGGATTTAGACCTCATGTTAAGGAAATATCTTTTTTCGAAAGAACGGATGACAGAATCCGGAGGTGAGACCATGGTTGAATCTCTTTCAGACTTCTCCAAAATCCTTGAACTGCAGGAGATCAAAAAGCTCTACGAGGAGCAGGAAGAGAAGCATCGAGTGGAAATGGCTTCCAAGAATGAGAGGATTGCCATGCTCGAGGAGGAACTGTCCCGAAAGGCCTCGATGATGTCAGGCTACGAAGGGGAAAGCAGCCGGCTCAGGGAGGAAAACGAGCGGCTCAAGGAGCAAATCAACATAATAAGGACAGAGTTAGAAGGAAAGATTGAAAGGCTTCAGAACCGGATCAGAGAGCTATCGCAGCAACAGCAGGAAAAAGAAGGGGGCAAGGGGATCTTCAGGCGCTGA
- a CDS encoding CDP-alcohol phosphatidyltransferase family protein, translating to MGITFKRILSNLTFANQLTFLRLILIPFLVISILNNRFGLALSLFIWAAMTDILDGLVARYLKQNTALGTLLDPIADKLLMTISFIILTLPDNPRIFPKFDMVNHVPLWLTILIIWRDIMIVITCFMIYLIYQIKKFPPTFWGKITTFSESITVGLFLLFNCVERESSATIPVAVWVTCGLIVLSGFHYLYRTNRFIKEGFK from the coding sequence TTGGGTATTACATTCAAGAGGATATTATCGAATCTGACGTTCGCGAATCAATTGACCTTTCTCCGCCTCATCCTGATCCCATTCCTCGTGATCTCCATTCTTAACAACAGGTTCGGGTTGGCTCTCTCACTCTTCATCTGGGCTGCCATGACGGATATCCTTGATGGACTTGTGGCAAGATACCTGAAGCAGAATACGGCCCTCGGCACGCTTCTCGATCCTATTGCCGACAAGCTGCTGATGACGATCTCCTTTATCATCCTCACTCTTCCCGATAATCCGCGTATCTTCCCGAAATTCGATATGGTGAACCATGTCCCACTCTGGCTCACCATCCTCATCATCTGGCGCGATATTATGATTGTAATAACCTGCTTCATGATCTATCTCATCTATCAGATCAAGAAGTTTCCCCCCACCTTCTGGGGAAAGATAACGACATTCTCTGAATCCATCACCGTGGGGCTCTTTCTTCTGTTCAACTGCGTGGAGCGCGAATCATCTGCGACCATCCCCGTTGCCGTATGGGTCACCTGCGGATTGATCGTTCTCTCCGGATTCCACTATCTTTACAGGACCAATCGCTTCATAAAAGAAGGCTTCAAATAG
- a CDS encoding endonuclease MutS2 codes for MEKELKEYSLRVLEYDELKMLLASYALTPIGMKRIGQLEPIFEKSLIQEELNRVTEAVHFHHREGAFPISNAKDPEEIIKKLKIEDTILNGLEVYSLLSILKAGVQVRKLIPKLGKLSYYLLSRFFSTLPELQSIVKEIDGNVTEKGNIESSASKELYQIRKKIAKLKERIKERLDEMMFKPGADRIIQDEYITIRSGRYVIPVRTDAPFPVKGIIHGTSSTGHTIFVEPISTVDMNNEIIKLTEEETVEIEKILKRYTYLFRTHLDEIKITEQIIAEVDLLNARAKFAIDYRCTSPDIDSGGVLRLVDARHPLLEKFLLGSRGTIVPISAELGARERAMIISGPNAGGKTVALKTIGLLVLMAQSGMHVPAEEMQLPIFKQVLADIGDQQSISASLSTFSAHIDTVSKMAKAVTDSSLILIDEIGTGTDPAEGTALALSIIEYFKRKGALIAVTTHHGGLKIYGYKTEGVLNAAVEFDEKTFKPTYRLIMGAAGASSGINVARQLGLDDEIVEGAKRYIGEAAAEAEDYLTKLRSLTVSVEKKKYELEERIKELEADRKKLDADFKKKEAETKEKFNKELSALIAQFRSEADMLLGDLKEKRDQLKLDRERMKKEKLLREKIESAFVKKKFEEMKPLSLGSIKAGSRVLIQSLGLEAVVESVRPDGMLEVSVGKRILKVGMNDCAVVGEALLEENRVKKPPESVSVRIAEKAISREINVIGKRVEEALDEIDKYLDDAFLAGHRELRVIHGIGKGRLKQAIHEMLKDHPHVSSYRTGAPQEGGDGATIITLKD; via the coding sequence ATGGAAAAAGAGCTGAAAGAGTATTCGTTGCGGGTTCTGGAGTATGATGAGCTCAAGATGCTGCTCGCTTCCTATGCCCTGACGCCGATCGGCATGAAAAGGATAGGTCAACTGGAGCCGATCTTCGAAAAGAGCCTGATCCAGGAGGAATTGAACAGGGTAACAGAGGCGGTCCATTTCCATCACAGGGAAGGAGCCTTTCCCATTTCTAATGCTAAGGACCCCGAAGAGATAATCAAGAAACTGAAGATAGAGGATACCATACTGAATGGGCTCGAAGTCTATTCTCTTCTCTCGATTCTGAAGGCAGGCGTCCAGGTGAGGAAGCTGATCCCCAAACTCGGTAAGCTGAGCTACTATCTCCTCTCGAGATTTTTTTCGACTCTTCCGGAGCTTCAGTCCATCGTCAAAGAGATAGATGGCAATGTCACCGAAAAGGGAAATATAGAGAGTTCTGCCAGCAAGGAGCTCTATCAGATCCGGAAGAAGATCGCAAAGTTGAAGGAGAGGATCAAGGAGCGCCTGGATGAAATGATGTTCAAGCCGGGAGCAGACAGAATCATTCAGGATGAATACATCACAATCAGGAGCGGGCGGTATGTCATTCCCGTCAGAACGGATGCCCCATTCCCGGTGAAGGGAATCATTCACGGAACCTCATCTACCGGCCATACAATCTTCGTGGAGCCTATATCCACGGTCGATATGAACAACGAGATCATCAAATTGACGGAAGAGGAGACAGTGGAGATTGAGAAGATCCTGAAGAGGTACACATATCTCTTCAGAACTCACCTCGACGAGATCAAGATAACCGAACAGATCATCGCGGAAGTGGATCTGCTGAACGCCAGGGCAAAGTTTGCCATCGATTACCGGTGTACTTCTCCGGATATAGATTCCGGCGGCGTTCTCAGGCTTGTCGATGCACGGCACCCGCTTCTCGAGAAGTTCCTGCTTGGCTCCAGGGGAACGATAGTACCGATCAGCGCCGAACTCGGCGCCAGAGAAAGGGCTATGATCATCAGCGGACCCAACGCAGGAGGGAAAACAGTAGCGCTGAAGACGATCGGACTGCTGGTGCTAATGGCTCAATCGGGGATGCATGTCCCGGCCGAGGAGATGCAGCTTCCCATCTTCAAGCAGGTGCTCGCTGACATTGGAGACCAGCAGTCCATCTCCGCCAGCCTGAGTACATTCTCCGCTCACATCGATACTGTATCGAAGATGGCCAAAGCCGTCACCGATTCCTCGCTCATCCTCATCGATGAGATAGGAACGGGAACGGATCCGGCAGAAGGAACGGCGCTTGCCCTTTCCATCATCGAGTATTTCAAGAGAAAAGGTGCGCTCATCGCCGTCACGACACATCATGGTGGTCTGAAGATCTACGGATACAAAACGGAAGGTGTCCTCAACGCAGCGGTCGAGTTCGATGAGAAGACCTTCAAGCCCACTTACAGGCTGATCATGGGGGCGGCAGGAGCTTCGAGCGGGATCAACGTGGCGAGACAACTGGGGCTGGATGACGAGATTGTCGAGGGAGCAAAACGTTACATCGGCGAAGCGGCCGCCGAAGCCGAAGATTATCTGACGAAACTGCGCAGTCTCACCGTTTCCGTCGAAAAGAAAAAGTATGAACTCGAAGAGAGGATAAAGGAACTGGAAGCCGATCGGAAGAAGCTTGATGCAGACTTCAAGAAGAAAGAAGCGGAAACGAAGGAAAAATTCAACAAAGAGCTCTCCGCGCTGATCGCCCAGTTTCGGTCTGAAGCGGACATGCTTTTGGGCGACCTGAAGGAGAAAAGGGATCAGTTAAAGCTGGACAGGGAACGAATGAAGAAAGAGAAGCTACTCCGTGAGAAAATAGAATCGGCCTTTGTCAAGAAGAAATTTGAAGAGATGAAGCCTCTCTCGCTTGGGTCCATCAAAGCTGGGAGCCGGGTCCTCATCCAGTCACTCGGTCTGGAAGCGGTTGTGGAATCTGTACGGCCGGATGGAATGCTGGAAGTTTCTGTCGGAAAGAGGATCCTGAAGGTGGGAATGAATGACTGCGCCGTCGTTGGAGAGGCGCTACTCGAGGAGAACCGTGTGAAAAAGCCTCCAGAATCCGTCAGTGTGAGGATTGCCGAGAAGGCTATCTCGCGGGAGATCAACGTCATCGGAAAGAGGGTTGAAGAAGCTCTCGATGAGATTGATAAGTACTTGGATGATGCTTTTCTGGCGGGGCACCGTGAACTACGTGTGATCCATGGGATCGGAAAGGGAAGACTGAAACAGGCCATTCATGAGATGCTCAAAGATCATCCCCACGTCTCTTCCTACCGGACGGGAGCGCCGCAGGAAGGAGGCGATGGAGCCACCATCATTACCCTGAAAGATTGA
- a CDS encoding NYN domain-containing protein: MPYIIDGNNLIGHPKEINLKSPHSRKILIKELLVFQKEREATLIVVFDGLPNEDVSREHLALGGLEILFAGQKEDADSLILKIISKSPDPASFILVSSDKSLTDRAKHLKANVMKCHQFRKKMESLKTLRKSKLEPKLEKEEVDKWVQYFNDPRNRKI; the protein is encoded by the coding sequence ATGCCATACATTATTGATGGCAATAACCTTATAGGGCATCCCAAAGAGATCAACCTGAAGTCCCCGCATTCCCGAAAGATTCTCATCAAAGAACTTCTTGTCTTCCAGAAGGAAAGGGAAGCAACGCTCATCGTCGTATTTGACGGCCTCCCCAACGAGGATGTGAGCCGCGAGCATCTAGCGCTGGGAGGGCTGGAGATCCTCTTCGCAGGACAGAAGGAAGATGCCGATTCTCTGATCCTCAAAATCATCAGTAAATCTCCTGATCCTGCCTCTTTCATCCTCGTGAGCTCCGACAAAAGCCTGACAGACAGGGCGAAGCATCTGAAGGCGAATGTGATGAAGTGTCATCAATTCAGGAAAAAGATGGAAAGCTTAAAGACTCTCCGTAAGAGCAAGCTTGAGCCAAAGCTGGAGAAAGAAGAGGTGGATAAATGGGTTCAATACTTCAATGACCCCAGAAACAGAAAGATTTAG
- a CDS encoding DnaJ domain-containing protein yields the protein MMALEISKEGKFALKLLEIEETKKNGILTVEFQKVKKVVCFEDGKICHAVSNIRTEWFLNHLVDSGIIDKSHAVSFMHEPSISEETVHRLINAGLISEEKAAMEARNLIARIVTSCFKIAGMMAFSEGRANLTGKTLTRISPKSLVQDYYRNHASVIEYKLIIGKETRYPQFTPAAEEKLKNADLNEPEKRTLRLIDGTTKLRDILRIFPDPPEETLRNLTVLALLGILELKDKAASAPEAKAHETGAPTETQPAEESDEDVEAKKHYFELYEKHARSNFFQLLGVQRHSSAEEVKNSYYKLAREIHPDHFQKESMSEIRPLIESLFARITEAYNTLSNEQTRKRYEEEIFGEAEQPAADAAEKLDNPTLAKGNFFKGKKLYMQEKYPEALRFLENAVSLDPTRWEHFFFLGMTQAKNPRLRSMAIENLKKAITMNPTLAEAYLEIGILYKKCGKIPEARNMLKSALEWEPNNSIVAFELKELEKNTSGQK from the coding sequence ATGATGGCTTTAGAAATATCCAAAGAGGGGAAATTCGCTTTAAAACTCCTCGAAATTGAGGAAACAAAGAAGAACGGCATTCTCACTGTTGAATTTCAGAAGGTCAAAAAGGTTGTCTGCTTCGAAGATGGGAAGATCTGTCACGCTGTTTCCAATATCCGGACTGAATGGTTTCTCAATCACCTGGTTGATTCGGGTATCATTGACAAGAGCCATGCTGTCAGCTTCATGCATGAGCCTTCAATCTCCGAAGAGACGGTGCATCGTTTGATCAACGCCGGGCTAATCTCGGAAGAGAAGGCGGCCATGGAAGCAAGAAACCTCATCGCGAGAATCGTGACATCCTGTTTCAAGATCGCCGGGATGATGGCGTTCTCCGAAGGGAGAGCCAACCTCACTGGAAAAACCCTAACCCGGATATCGCCGAAATCTCTCGTCCAGGATTATTACAGGAACCATGCCTCCGTCATCGAATACAAGCTCATCATCGGGAAAGAGACTCGTTATCCTCAATTCACACCTGCCGCGGAAGAGAAACTGAAGAACGCGGATCTGAATGAACCCGAAAAGAGGACCCTGCGGCTGATCGACGGAACTACGAAACTGAGGGACATTCTGAGGATCTTCCCCGATCCTCCCGAAGAGACTTTAAGAAATCTAACAGTTCTCGCCCTTCTCGGCATCCTGGAATTGAAAGATAAAGCTGCATCGGCTCCGGAAGCAAAGGCGCATGAAACAGGGGCCCCGACGGAGACTCAGCCAGCAGAGGAGTCGGACGAGGACGTTGAGGCTAAGAAGCATTATTTCGAATTGTACGAAAAGCATGCCAGGAGCAACTTCTTCCAGCTACTTGGCGTTCAGAGGCATTCCAGCGCGGAAGAGGTGAAAAACAGTTACTACAAGCTTGCCCGCGAGATTCACCCTGATCACTTCCAGAAAGAATCGATGAGCGAGATCAGGCCTTTAATAGAGAGCCTCTTCGCAAGGATTACCGAGGCTTACAACACCCTCTCCAATGAGCAGACAAGGAAAAGATACGAAGAAGAGATCTTCGGTGAGGCGGAGCAGCCAGCCGCCGACGCCGCGGAGAAGCTGGACAATCCAACTCTGGCAAAGGGAAACTTCTTCAAAGGTAAGAAGCTTTACATGCAAGAGAAATACCCCGAAGCGTTGAGATTCCTCGAGAATGCCGTCTCTCTCGACCCAACGCGATGGGAACATTTTTTCTTCCTTGGAATGACACAGGCAAAGAATCCACGTCTTCGCTCCATGGCAATAGAGAATCTTAAAAAAGCAATCACAATGAATCCTACGCTGGCGGAAGCTTATCTGGAGATAGGTATCCTCTATAAGAAGTGTGGTAAAATACCAGAAGCCCGAAACATGCTGAAGAGCGCTCTGGAATGGGAACCCAACAACTCCATTGTCGCTTTCGAGTTGAAAGAATTGGAAAAGAACACCAGCGGACAGAAATGA
- a CDS encoding tetratricopeptide repeat protein, with the protein MNHLEKVFLIMTRPEANCLESETLRRSKRRRAFLLLLLLVVSAFALADTIFLKNGGKIHTGNWWYEGSELRYTGYGGTYGIPASEVSRIVKDDIISSREVNHNQETKSPSADPGSFQKEIEELDRRAQNLHLIARTVSDNGEVRLQIAEIFTKIGNRFFDNKNYEMAISYYSRAIAQDSGFLPPKINMASSLMMTGDYRQAQSYIHEAMLEHPDNPLLHDILGEIRYMMDDIQEAISEWERAIQIEPNEKISKKIDRARKELILSERYHKSNGSHFTLMFDGEKHSHIGDDIIAFLEESYNDLALRFSHYPQMTISVILYPETAFYDITESPKWVGGLFDGKIRIPVGGLDTLTRRAKQMLLHELAHAFIYSRTNGNCPRWLHEGIAQIIEGKGAPLFKTIKEKIGETDFDSLSENLDYPLSLSFTSFIEKRYSFHAILLILDELGRGTDIGNALAQVTGVSADDLIVAWKEFLSSKGE; encoded by the coding sequence ATGAATCATCTTGAAAAGGTATTCCTTATAATGACTCGTCCTGAAGCGAATTGCCTCGAATCTGAAACTTTGAGAAGGTCAAAAAGAAGAAGAGCTTTTCTACTCTTATTACTCCTGGTCGTGTCCGCCTTTGCCCTAGCTGATACCATTTTCCTCAAGAATGGAGGGAAAATCCATACCGGAAACTGGTGGTATGAAGGAAGCGAGCTAAGGTATACCGGATACGGGGGAACCTACGGGATTCCTGCAAGCGAAGTCTCCAGGATCGTGAAGGACGACATCATCTCGTCGCGAGAAGTGAATCACAACCAGGAAACGAAATCTCCATCTGCTGACCCAGGCTCCTTTCAGAAGGAGATCGAGGAACTTGACAGACGGGCGCAAAACCTCCATCTCATCGCCAGAACGGTTTCTGACAACGGAGAAGTCAGGCTACAGATCGCCGAGATATTCACGAAAATCGGAAATCGTTTCTTCGACAATAAAAATTACGAGATGGCCATCTCTTATTACTCAAGAGCCATCGCGCAGGACTCCGGATTTCTTCCTCCGAAGATAAACATGGCATCCTCACTCATGATGACGGGAGATTACAGGCAAGCGCAGTCTTACATCCATGAAGCTATGCTTGAACACCCCGATAACCCTCTTCTCCACGATATTCTGGGGGAGATTCGATACATGATGGATGATATTCAGGAGGCAATCTCGGAATGGGAGAGAGCCATCCAGATTGAGCCCAACGAGAAGATCTCGAAGAAGATCGACAGGGCAAGGAAAGAGCTTATCCTCTCAGAACGTTACCATAAGTCTAATGGGTCACACTTCACGCTGATGTTCGATGGGGAGAAGCATTCGCATATAGGTGACGACATCATCGCCTTTCTCGAGGAGAGTTACAACGATCTCGCCTTGAGATTCAGTCATTATCCGCAGATGACCATTTCCGTTATCCTCTATCCAGAGACGGCTTTCTACGATATCACGGAATCACCGAAATGGGTTGGAGGGCTCTTCGATGGAAAGATCAGGATACCCGTCGGGGGTCTCGATACTCTCACAAGGAGAGCCAAACAGATGCTTCTCCATGAGCTTGCCCACGCCTTTATCTACTCCCGGACCAATGGGAACTGCCCAAGATGGCTCCACGAGGGAATCGCCCAGATCATCGAGGGGAAAGGTGCTCCATTATTCAAAACGATAAAGGAGAAGATCGGGGAGACTGATTTCGATTCTCTTTCAGAGAACCTGGATTATCCTTTATCTCTTTCCTTCACTTCCTTTATCGAGAAGAGATATTCGTTCCATGCCATTCTGCTTATCCTCGATGAGCTTGGGAGGGGAACGGATATAGGAAATGCGCTGGCACAGGTCACAGGTGTATCCGCCGACGATCTCATTGTAGCATGGAAAGAATTTCTGTCATCGAAGGGTGAATGA